One Alnus glutinosa chromosome 13, dhAlnGlut1.1, whole genome shotgun sequence genomic window, aataatacagaaggaaacaataatacaaaaatacataaGTAAGTCTGttatttccaataatataatgaatgctgatttatttatgaaatgcaacacaataaaataacataaaataaagaatatatatctctttattgctttacatatttggttgcaTGCTTGGTTGCCGTTAATTTTAGGAgtctatattattttcaaattacttttgaataatgctttacgtgcttcttggtttggagAAAACAGagacttaatatatatgtatatgaactacttttgaataatgctttaactatatatataaatatgaactacttttgaataatgctttacGTGCTTTTCAGTTTGGACAAAACGGAGACTTAATTGCCATTTGTCAAATTGGGTCTTGAGGCATAAtttcatgtttatatatatatatatattctcattccttttgacacaacgcgttttaaagtcgtgatagCCATAAACACAtcagaactccgtagttaagcgtgcttttgtgAGAATAGTATCAAGATTGGTGAACTCCTAAAAAGTCTTGTTGGAGTGAGTCGTTgcacaaataaaatttgagaggatcttaaTCTGTGGGTCTCCTCCATTTCCTTCGTCACACATCAATACTTCTCCCGAATTCACGGCATAAACACatcttaaaaatcaaagaatttaAAGTTTTGGGAATTTTTTAAATACCCGAAAGTAACGATTTTGATTCCtgcaatattaattatatatatatatatatatatatatgaaccagTACTTTTGGGTAAAGTTTTTCCGTGTTTCTTGGTTTGGGGGTCTTGGGTCATAATTtctaaaaaggaagaaaaagaaaaggaaaccaaaagtaGTTGATACATGTTTGTAATTTCCAAGCTATTTCCAATACACACTACTGCTCTCCTCCAGAAAATGAGCGCTTCTGCGCTTGGATTATTCAAGAATTGCCAACAATTTAATATCTTTTCCGTAAAGAAAATCATACACTCAATTAAAGGAGCCATGCATTAACCAATCAAATATTGTTTCGTTCGATCAACtgatatttgaaattaaaacCTTCATACTAAATTACTAATCCTATTTCATGCTAAGTGTGATGGGCCATAATTATTTCTCCTGGATTCACGGCATCAATCACGGGAGTCATGAAAGGAGTGTCCCCACTCCCGAGTCCCGACGACGACCATTGTTTTCAAGTCTTGAAATGATGCATGTGAGCTTTTACGTCAACGTACAGGAAGATGGATAATTGGAATTGAGAAGAAATTTGGCTTCAATTCATAGATATATAAATTTCATAGACACAtacgtgcttcttggtttggagTATTCGATCAGTACGTCATAATTTCAAGTTTAGAAACGAAGCAGCTGCAATTtcgaaaaacaaagaaaaataaaaggaaaccaaaagtaCTACGTACGTTGTTCATATATAAATGTTGTAATTTCCAAGCAATTTCCAATACACATTACTGCTCCCCACAAAATGCGCGCGTGGACTAATATTTTCAAGACTTGCCAACAATAttgcattttatatatatatatatatatatataaaggcagtTTCCATGGTTGCATCGATCAGCTAGAATCACTTTAGAAATGGAGACTTCTTGTTTTgctaaaaatgtcatttttgtttGGGCTTTGGCTTTCATCGCTTCATCCCCTTTGGCTTGTGTTAAAGTAGCTGGATGCACCAAAGAACAGACGAGAGCTCTCTTGGAGATCAAGAACGCCACAAATGCTCATTCCCTTGCGGATTGGGACGGAAGGGATTGTTGTGAAGTGGATGGAATCAATTGTATTATTGCTGGAGGAGTTAGCGCAATATATTTGGAggggttttatcattttctactttTGCCAATGCTTCAAGTCTCATATTACTTGATCTTTCAAGCAACTGCAATTTGGAAATTGAAACTGAATCCCCCTCATGGGTTCCAACCTTTCAGCTAAATTACCTGAACTTGGCGAATTGCAGCCTCAACAAGAAGAATGGTCACGTTCTCCCAAGCTTTATCACCACCCAAGTTACCTTGGATTTTCTAGACTTGTCTCACAACTTAATAGAGGGAAGCATACCTTGTCAGTTGCTATTCAACACGAGTATCAGAATTTTATTACTGAGAAGTAACAAAATTGATGGTTCACTTTTTCTTGGTTGCTCTGCTAATCGAACTTCATCACTTCGATTCTTCGACATGTCAGATAATAATGTCAAAGGTTCTCTTCCCAAAAATATTGGGGATCTTCTTCCAAACTTATACAAAGTTGACATGTCCTCAAATGCATTAGAGGGCTTCATTCCTTGGTCTTTTGGTAATCTGAATTTTGAAGTATTGGACCTTTCTAATAACAAGCTCTCAGGGAAAATACCGCAAAGTTTGACTAGAAATGGCACCCTACTGGTATATCTAAATCTATCAAACAATACATTGAAAGGAGAAATGCTCCCAAGGGACTCCAACATGACAAGTTTGGAGTGCTTACAACTCAGTGGCAATCAATTTCAAGGAATGATCTCACCAGCGATATCAAATAGTCCCTCTCTGGTAATCCTAGATATTCAAAACAATAACTTGTCTGGTAATATTCCAAAGTGGTTGTATGATCTTCCTTACTTAACGGTAATTCTTTTGAGTAGAAATCACTTTCAAGGTCACCTACTCCCAAGAATGTGTCAAATGAAAAGTCTGCAAGTTTTCGATATCTCTGATAATCATATTTCAGGAGGTATTCCCACCTGCCTTGACAACATTACATTATGGAAGAACAGTTCTTCAAGCTCTAATACATTAAAATATTTCATAGAAGAGAGATTGTATTACCTAGCAATTGAAATTCTAGGTTACGAAATGTTTACATTCGAAATTAAAACGTCCATGCGAACAAAACATGAGGTATGTGCTTACAAAGGTATCCCACTCTCATTGATGACTATAATTGACTTGTCATCTAACCAATTGACAGGTAACATTCCTTTTCAAATGGGAGGATTGTCGCAGCTTCGGTCTTTGAACTTGTCGAATAATTTTCTAACAGGCCCCATTCCAAATTCTTTTCAAACTTTGAAAAACATGGAGAGCTTGGATCtttcccacaacaagctgagtGGGGGAATCCCTTTTGAATTTGTTGAAATGACTTCTCTATCAGTATTTAGTGTTGCCTATAACAATCTTTCTGGAAGAGTCCCATTTGAGCGACAGTTCTCAACATTTGGGACGCAATGCTATGATGGAAATCCGGATCTATGTGGAAACCCTCTGAAGAGAAACTGCTCAACTGCAAACCAGCTTGAACCTGGACATGAAGATGAAAAGGAAGAGACTAGAATAATCGATAGGCCTTTATTCTTCTATGCATTTGTTGCTGTCTCTTATGCATTtggattttgggttttctttgggaTCCTAATCATTAACAAGAATTGGAGGCATATCTATTTTAGAGCTGTTGACAGAATTATTGAATCATGTTTTGAAATGCTCTATCGGTGATTCAtaaccatgtatatatatgtacttcaaATTAATGCTTATCTTCAATAAAGATGTTGTATTGCAAAGTGCTTCTAGCTTACACTTGGAAGTAGTTGCGTACAAGTTGCAAGCGTTCTAGAATTTCATTCTTGCCTGAAATTCCATTTTTATGGGAATTGTTGCACCTTaaagaatttgaaatcaatttatCTTAGTTTTGATTTTGGTAGGAATTGTTGTCGATGGAAGAATTATGGTAAATGCTTTGCTACATATTTCCAAGCATGACATCCAAAGTTCGCCATGACCTCAACTACACTTTTTAAGAGGCAAACCAAaattatctttacaaaaaaaagctattgaagaccacattataaaaacaaaattattatattcaaaatagttaagagaaaaagtaaTTATTCTCATAGGTCacattataaaaacaaaagtagtTTTCTAAGGAATAGCTAGGGCCCCAAGTTAATCatagaagagaaatgatcctgCATTATATGCTACCCACAACaaggaaaaagtaaataaataaatattgataacATAAATATTGTTATGAAAATGGAATTCTAAGTGgagcaaatattaatattagaatatataatatggtagaatattttctttatgttagaatatatgttatgatttgatacttaccttatagaataattattttttacaggattgattgtaattgacggtaatcaaatcaaatttatttttatttccaccTTTacagttgtaatattttctatttaagcatGATGAAATAATGAGAAGGTATGCAAAAAATTGATCTCAAACTTTATGTTTGAAAAGCTTTAGGTTCCCTTTAACGAATCTAAAAAGTATAGGTTTcgtcaaaacctaaaaaattatcttattaagtatttgtaaaatcattcacgtaacagACTCCCACTAGAAAGATTACTCACAAGATTGATGAGTTTAAGCAGGCAGAGGTTGAGGGCGTAAATTTTTAACAAGGGCAATCCTGGGCAGGGCAGCCCTTGCAGCCAAGGCTGTCAAAACGGGTTCGCGTGTCGGGTTCGAGTCAACTCGTTTGACCCGTGAACCCTTTAAGGGTCAACCGTAACACGATCCGTTTAACTAAAAAGGTCGGACTTTTTAACCCTAATACGATCCACTTAAATAACAAGTTGGcacgacacgacccgtttgactcattatataataaagtctataaaaataaaaataaaaacacaaatttaaactaaaaaaaaaatcgtattgtttgaataatcatattatttcaagttctaactcaataaaagaaataaacttattttgtcttttgtgagtttttttagtttagtctttattATTTAGAtagtgagagaaagaaagatgcAACATGGttatttagatttaatttttaatgttgaaaaataatatttaaatattgggTCAAACGAGTTGACCCAATAATGACCCTTTTATTAAACAAGTCTAACGGGTCAACCCTTTTATGGCCAGAAcccttttaagcttaaccataatcttttaattttgtatcgAGTTTgcgggttgtgtcaaaaatttatAGCCCTACTTGCAGCAACTACTGCTGGAGGGCATCTAAACTTCATACCAGGTGGTGGCTGAAGAACTGTTGCCACAAGAAGGAGGACACAGCTCACTGCTATGCAGGTCTTGCCAATTGGGCAGTTTCCTGTTTCTAACCCACCATTTCCCAGTGCCTCGTGTTTTGGTACATTTCCTTTTCTGCATGGTTGatcagaaacaaaaagaagtCTCAGTCAGGTTTGCAAcaagtaattaattatttatttgaaattgagagcatAGGGCATGATTCATTAAGCATTTTTACATATTCTTCTGTGAGTTGCCGGATTGGACCGTTGCCTGTCAAATTATTTCCTCTACATTGATGCTCGTCACAATTTTCAAGTGAGGTTTATAGAATGACACTAATGCAATATCTCAAACAATTAAGATGAAATTATGAATTAATTTCCTAAACTGGATATTCGAAATCCCATAACAGATTTTATTATCCCACAGCACCAATGCATTGGTTAACAAACCCTTGTGCAATTTTTCCCAAAATCACTtcctttttcaaaataaaatgttagCCTAGGCAAAAGGATGTAAATCTACCTCAGAAGAGGGTTCCCTCTTGCTGGACGGCTCAgacttcttctgcttcttccaCTTCTCAGAGAAGTTAACAAAGCCAAATGGCCCTCCCAGTCCAAATGCTGACAAACTTATGGTGGCAGCTTTTGTTGCTAAAGGGTTGAACTGAGGTGTATTAGAGGATAAACCTCAGCAACAAGTTAACCACTCATCAGCATCAACAAGTCTGCAGCAACCTCACCATCTCTGCATCAACAAGTCTTCCACAATCACAAGTCACCATTGCAGATGCAAGCCATCCCTCTGGTCAAGCCATTCCTCAACCCATACCACCATGTTATTAACCTTTAATTTATCTCTTGGTACTCTAGTCTTTACCTTTTtgttaagtatatatattagacTAGTTTGTAATCAAGCATGTAAGGAAATCAGTAAAGATGTAGTTCTTTGTTTACCTTCGTgttctctccctcttccattACAGACATCCATCTCCTTCTACTTATTTCTAACAAGGTGAAGGCTCAGGTTCTGGAATGTCACTATGAAAATTAGATCTCCCTGAGAGTGGAACAACCCCATCCTTCCCATGAAAGAGGCTAAACGCCATGTCAAAATTGGgcctaaagaaaataaaacacagtCAATCTCAATATCAAAGCATATTGATAAATCATCATCTATTAATAAAGATTAAGAAGAAACTAAACAAATGGTAAAGCGAaataaaggagaaaagaaatagaacttACAGGAATGAGGAAATTCGctgaagagaaggaaaagcaaGTGGGTTTGTTGATGTTCCTAAAAAATGGACATCTCTGAATGTCCTTTGCATCAAAGGGGCATTCAGATGCCTCCTCTTTCATCTCCTTAAACAAAAAAGCCATCTACTCCTCTTACGAAGCAATTTACCAGCAAAGAAGATGAAGTATGACAAAAAGGATAGTAATGTAGTTAGCAATAATGGACTTCTGGGTGCTACCTAAATAGTTACAGTgaaaaattacttttgaaacaacaaaaactttGCAGGTCAAGCACAAAATTGACACAACTAAGATATGATCTATGCTATATAAATTACAGAAGAAGACGTTACCGGTTacactcaaatgaaaaaataatgaagttaaaaatatcattaaatactAATTGCTATCCTCAATATGAAAGCAGTAATGTTCGATTCTTCTTCTCAAATTAGATTTGATATGATCTTTTGTTGACCAGTTCAcaaaaattctaattctattcaaTTCATGGCTTTGAATTGAATTTGAAttcaccatttttttctttctccaagCACATGAATTGGGCTAAACAAattccattttaattaattttgtccaATTCATGGGTTTCCGAATGGTATGTCAATGACACAAACCACTGCAACTTCTTGTAACAGAGATTCATAAACCAGCAAACTAGGAAGCAACAAACACCTGAGTTCTGCTagccagaaaaataaaaaaataaataaaattaaaaaattaaaaattaaaattaaaaacctaattaTTTGCATCATGCTGATCACAACTCAAAACTCATAATAACATGATTATTTTTCCCAGTCTACCTTCAAGCTGGACACAGCTCAAAACTCATAATAACAAGAATAACTGTTTCATAAAGTTTCCAAAAGGGAATAATGTCACCATTATGGTTATCACAATCTCAGAAACTTCTTGAAGCCCTGTATCCAATGACTTATTAATCAAACAGCTCAATGCCTCCATCAATAAATTACTATGATTTGGCAACTGCCAACTTATGTTTCAACACAGAGAACAGGGTGCAGTATACATACATAGAAAAACAGCCATATATTTGTCAAACGCAATGAGATACTAATGACATGTACATGTACGACTTAAAATAACATACATATTTTCTGGTGTCAATGAtctttaacccaaaaaaaatatctttttcatGTAAGAACAAAGTGAACGCTGTGGTCATGGGTTCTAGACTCAATTGGGGGTGTGTGTGGATGTGATGTAGGAGATACCCATGAAAATAGATCTGTTTGTGCTAGAgatatatttcaaaataaaaaagagagtaatAAAGATCAAAATCACTGCCCAGAGGCTGGTCTTCTAGGCTATACAGCaaggggaaaagaaataaaataagtttcTCTACTGAGAATTATCAAAGCTGAGTAATAATTAGCTACAACAATTAAAGGACACTCTTCTAGCTtcgaaaatctaaaaaaaactacatcgtaat contains:
- the LOC133853952 gene encoding receptor-like protein 13, which produces METSCFAKNVIFVWALAFIASSPLACVKVAGCTKEQTRALLEIKNATNAHSLADWDGRDWVLSFSTFANASSLILLDLSSNCNLEIETESPSWVPTFQLNYLNLANCSLNKKNGHVLPSFITTQVTLDFLDLSHNLIEGSIPCQLLFNTSIRILLLRSNKIDGSLFLGCSANRTSSLRFFDMSDNNVKGSLPKNIGDLLPNLYKVDMSSNALEGFIPWSFGNLNFEVLDLSNNKLSGKIPQSLTRNGTLLVYLNLSNNTLKGEMLPRDSNMTSLECLQLSGNQFQGMISPAISNSPSLVILDIQNNNLSGNIPKWLYDLPYLTVILLSRNHFQGHLLPRMCQMKSLQVFDISDNHISGGIPTCLDNITLWKNSSSSSNTLKYFIEERLYYLAIEILGYEMFTFEIKTSMRTKHEVCAYKGIPLSLMTIIDLSSNQLTGNIPFQMGGLSQLRSLNLSNNFLTGPIPNSFQTLKNMESLDLSHNKLSGGIPFEFVEMTSLSVFSVAYNNLSGRVPFERQFSTFGTQCYDGNPDLCGNPLKRNCSTANQLEPGHEDEKEETRIIDRPLFFYAFVAVSYAFGFWVFFGILIINKNWRHIYFRAVDRIIESCFEMLYR
- the LOC133854938 gene encoding uncharacterized protein LOC133854938; its protein translation is MAFSLFHGKDGVVPLSGRSNFHSDIPEPEPSPQFNPLATKAATISLSAFGLGGPFGFVNFSEKWKKQKKSEPSSKREPSSEKRKCTKTRGTGKWWVRNRKLPNWQDLHSSELCPPSCGNSSSATTWYEV